In the genome of Paramormyrops kingsleyae isolate MSU_618 chromosome 5, PKINGS_0.4, whole genome shotgun sequence, the window AGGCTCGGCAGAATCGACAGATTGACCTGCAGTTCAACTACGCACCAAGGCACCCGAGAAGGAATGAAGGTGAGGGTGTTCCCGTTTTGGGACAGACATTTTAGGAAATTTGTGACTAATGCTTAGAGATTGAGCAATGAGGACAGTCACCACATATTGCAATTAATTGACCCAGTTAATGACATGCACGTTTTACATGCACGTGTacaaataattacataataaaaCAAGAATTCATCGTGTTTGTTACATATTATTGCGTGTAATGTTCAGATTAGCCATGCAGGCAGTGTATTTAATTTACATTTGCATACTGCATGTTTTTTCTGGGGACCTCTTATCATTCCTAACGTAATGAAACCATGTAATTCTGAGATGACATAATTTTGGTCCAGGTCGTTTCCCTTCCTTCTTTTCTCTCTGTTATTTGTGTATCGGTCAGCTGCGTTTAAAGGTCATTGTAATTGCGTGTCATACTTACCTTTAAAATACGGATGCAGATTGCTAGTACATGATGTGCATGAGTGTCCAAAAAGGACAAGTTAGACAAATTTTAGATGCTATAGGTTTGCATGCTCTGCATCTGTAATATTTGGCTTAAATGCTCTGCCCTACTACTGCTGAGTTAAAGGTGCTGCACATCTCACAGCAGAATGAGGGCCTTGGGTTATACCATGGTGAGAAGCATTAAAACCGCTTGGCTCAGTGTTGTGGTGTGTCGCACCCGAGGTATCGGAGGGGAAGATTACGAAGAAGTGGATCGATTCAACCGGCAGGGGAGATCGGGGCGGGGTGGGGCTCGAGGGGCCCCACCGAACCGGAGAGTGAGCTGGAGATACGACAGGTATGGCCTCCGACAGGCCCCGGCCCACGTGGCCTTTCCCCTCGCCTCCTGGTGGCAGCGTGTCACCCCACACCCTGTCATTTCAGGGAAGAGGAAGACCGAGACATCGCTGCTGCCGTGAGAGCCTCCATCGCCGCGCGTAAACAGGAGGAGAGGAGACAGGCCTCAGAACGAGAGGCGCCCAAGGCACGGAAAGAGGAGCTGATGGACGTGGAGGAGACCCGAAACCACAAGAGGGCAGCCAGGCCACCTGGGGAATCTCTAAGTAACCCTTTACGCCCGTGTTTGAAAATGCTTGTTTTCAGAGCGAAAGATAGTGTTTGACGTTTTGCAGAAGTGAAGAGCAAATTTCTGAAACTCGGtccatttttcattatttttgagatgagaccgcCAATGACCTATAGTCAGGCTTCCTCGTCAAATGTTAGTTTTCTTGCAAACATCTTGTGGACTGAATGAGTTTTAGAAATTTGCTGTTCAGTCAGCACACTTAGACAAATGTATGGTGTGTATGGTGCAGCCAGTGGGCTTCTGATATCGGAGGCTCAGTGATCACGCTACACTTTGGCTCATTCAGCCCCCAAGGACATCGGTCAGTCCGCTGGCCCCAAGGAGCCCCAGAAAGGAGACGACTTCCCGCTTTTAGCAATTCCGGCTGCAAACACACCCCCAGCCGCTACAAGGTAACCCCTCTGAAATGTGCCTGTCACAGCTCTGTCCTCATCACAGCGTAGGCTTGGGCGTGTTAAATACAGCGCCTGTGATTGACGGCTTAGACGTAATGCAATGCTGACTCATTTGCAACCTTCGCAACATGTCACACTGTTTAATGctgcagtaccagtcaaaagtctggacacacctactgaaaattgtttgtttttcaataagTTAATGACCCTGAGCACACATCAAGGTTGTATAGTAAGTATTATCTTCTGAACATGGAAAGAGATGGGGTGCTGTGATGGCCCACAATCCCCTGACCTGATCTCTATGGAGATGGTTTGGGATGATTTGGATCTAAGAATAAGAGCAAAGTAGGAAACTTCAGGACTGTTGAACTATTTTGAAGAATCTAAAATTTGAGAAGTTTTGAGATGTTGATTATTTCATTGCCTCAAGGCTTTTTACTATAAAGTGAATAACACGGTTAAAATGGAGTGAAAAGCATTCAAatcaggtgtgtccagactttgtACTGTAAATAGACTTGAATTTGCATTGGGTGTCATTTGCCATCTTAGCTTATTGGCCGTGAGCACCGATGATGGATCATTGGATGTCGCTCTTTCTAACAACATTGTTATGACTTGGGCTTTTATTAGTCTGCAAGTTGTCTGCATTTCTGGAAATACAAGGCTTGTGAAAATGTACTTGCTCATGTTATTGAAATATGCCATATTTGTATTTGGAAAAtggtatatttattacattctagcattaataaatgataaatttGTCATGCTGCTTGTCACTTTTTATAATGAATATGTTCAGATTTCCTGTCCTGAGAATAAACACCAGATACTTTATTTTACTGATTGGGTGCTGTACTTggcaatttttttgtttttgagagAACTTTGTTCATATATTGAGCAGTTGTTAATGAAGAAGGGAGTTCTGCTGTAAACCCATTTGACACAGATTCTAAATCTGACTGCTGTCAGCCGCGATGGGGCTTTGTAACGAGATCATGTTCAAAGATGTTTTAAGATGTCCCCTGAAAGGTCTTGTTCTGTTTCTCTGCGCCCAGCTTGACAAAGCCAGCCGGCATGAAGCTGCAGGATGCCGATTTCCCCCGTCTGTCTGGCTCGTCCCCATCCCCCCTCATGACTCCAGCGTACACTGCGCCGGCCCGGAAACCCTCTGCCTTCCAGGAGGATGACTTCCCGGCACTAGTCCCCAAAATCAGTCTGCAGAAGCCCATGGGCAGCACGACCTCGGCCTGGTCCCAGTGTGGCAGCAAGAATGTCGTGCAGCCTTCAAAGCCGACCCCTATGCCCGGGCCCGCATTCTCCTCCCCTGCCGGCCGGCCGCCACCCTCTTCTGCCACCTCTCAGCTTAGGAAGCCCCAAGCAGGTGGGGGTAAAGCTCCAGCCAGAGTCAGGTCCCCATCATCTGAGGAGGATGATGAGCCCGGCAGAAGCGCCCAGGACATCCGCAGCGTGCCCACCATGTTGGACATCTCGTCGCTGCTGACCGGTACCTCTCAGCAGGGCTCCAAGGTGAACAAGAGGAAGAAGCAGCCTGCGGCCCCCCCACCTGGGAGCCGTCCCCCCGGGGACTCAGTTTCCAGCACAGCCCAGAAGGAGAATGTTCCAGAGGCTAACCAGCCCCCAGCACTTATCCCTCCCAAACCAGCGGTAGCCCCAAAAACCAGCCCTTTCATTAATGGGCACATAGACAAGCCCTCAGAGAAACCCAGTGGTGTTCCCAAAGAACCTCCTGGACTGGAAAAGCGGCCTGCATCTGACCCCTGTCTGCTTCCCAGAGAAGAAGACTTCCCTGCTTTGATACCAAAACAGCTGCCACCTCCAGGTAACTAGTCCCACCAAGGCACTTGAACCCTTGATTCTGTTAAATTATGATGGAGCAATTCTGCAACAAAAGGTGCATATTTGTCCTTACAGGGTTCAAAAGTACATTCCCATTGAGTGGCTCCCAGAATGGTGTGCCGCCCCCTCCCCCTGGATTAGCAGCCCCTCCCAGCAAGCCCCCTCCCGGATTCACCGGCATCCCTTTGAACGCCAATGTCGATCCTGCAGTCCCGCCAGCTAATGAGTCAGTGAACATACTTTCCATCTGCTTACTGGTTTTTAAAATGACCCTTAGGGTGCCGAGCGCCCGAGTTGCTGCCTTGCCCATCGAGTCCTAGTAGGGAGTGCTGCCTTGCCCATCGAGTCCTAGTAGGGAGTGCTGCCTTGCCCATCGAGTCCTAGTAGGGAGTGCTGCCTTGCCCATCGAGTCCTAGTAGGGAGTCATCTCCAAAGCCAAAGTGACGCATTTTTTTACAGCATGTAATTATAATGGACAGTTCAGTACCACAGAACATTTGTTGTACAGAGAAATTTTTGTTATATAAATTGTCTTTGCTCAGAGTGTATTGTcttttgatttgtttttatcGTATTTTTTAGATCAGCGCAGTCACCAAGGACCTACCTCAGACCAGAGAACTTCCAGGAAAGAAACATGGACCTGATACAATCAATAAAAAATTTTCTCCTGAACGATGCATCCAAGTTCAATGAATTTAAAACATATTCAATACAGTTCAGACAGGTAACTAACTCAGTGGAGCTTGGGAAACCTTAGCGATCGCCCGCTTTGAAGtgcagattgtgtgtgtgtgtgtgtgtgtgtgtgtgtgtgttttatggaTTCACTTGTACCTTCTGAAACTTGAATGACAAAATGATTTCCTGAAAAACTAAACCttggtttttaaaaatctggttttGAAGTGTTCATAAGACAATGTTTTTGTCTTGCAACATAGAGACGAatcgtgtgtatgtgtgttccCATGATACAGTACTGCTTttttgtttctgattgtttcGCTGTTACATGCAGTGTTGGGGAATCAAGGCTTCGACGTCATACATTAAAGCGTCCTCCCTATCTGCTTGCTGCCAGCCTCACCTTCTCGCATACCTCTTTAGAGTGTATCCAATTGGGTGGCCGGTGTGGGTGACCACTGTTGTTGGTATTGCAGGGCATCATCTCTGCGGCACAGTACCACCAGAGTTGTCGGGATCTCCTGGGGGAGAACTTCAAGAGGATCTTCAACGAGCTCCTGGTGCTCCTCCCAGACACCGAGAAGCAGAGGGAGCTCCTTGCCGCTCATGGGGATTTCAAGGCCCTGGAGAAGCAGTCCAGTAGCAAACATaagaaaaacaagaagagcGCCTGGCAGACCGGCTCCGGCAACAGCAGTCTGGAGCTCGACTGCCAGGTCTGTCCCACCTGTAGGCAGGTCGTGGCCCAGAAGGACTTCACTACCCATAAGACTCTGCACATGAGCGATGATGACTTCCCATCTCTGCAGGCCATCAGCAAGATCATCAGTTAACCCATGGTAGATGGCTATAGTCAGAAGCTAGGATCCCAGAATCTCCGCATTGTAGGAAAACAAGCGGTCTTTCATTGAATAACCTGGAGATGGTGCACATCCCTGAAATACAGCAGTAAGACATGCTGTCTGATGTGAGGTGATCTGGAAGGAGGAGGCtgatataaatgaatggatgcaAATTAAAGAAAGACTGCAAACCTGTCCGAAAAGGTCACTGCTGATTTTGGATCTACTGAATTGTTTCACAGCTAGGAGTTGTTTCCCAGAAGGCGATTAATATCTGCTTGGAATCGTTAAATTATTACTGGTGGTGTTCTTTGAAGCTTGAACTTTTGCTTATTTCTTATagaaatgtaaacatttaaaattattataattaatatttcaaatttcGGATGGTTATTTTCTGGGAAGTAGTAATGTAGCAGGCGgtaattcttttttctcctttgTTTTGTAAACGTTTCTAAAGATTCAAAAACAGTGGGGCTGTAGTCTTACTATTTCAATAAAAAGTACCGGAGGATTAAAAGACAGTCAAAAATGTTTAATAGACTTATTCTAGCACTGAAAAAAGAGGCTTATGTGTTGGTTTAATGAATGATATGCAGAGTCATCTGTGTTAAATGGCAGGTGAACATACTGCCAGTTAACCAAGAGCAGTGCACTTCAAGGCGGATGAGGCCATCTATTGCCTGTCTGCAGTTTGGGGATGTGTACTGAATTCTAGAGAGTACCCAAGTCGTGTGCAGGCCTGAGTTTTAACACTGAGCTGAATTTCATGAATCAGAAAAACTCCCATTCcatgtgtgcagactgtttCACCACGTTCATTTGTTAGCAGATGAACACTAATTTGGTAGCTTTAAGGAGCTAAAGACTAAAGAGCTGTTTGGAGTAAAGATTCTAGGAGTAAAAATGTCCTTAAAAATAATCTACAATGTGAATGgagtctttttttctttaaaacacACACCTTCTAATTACGCTTTCTTTGTTCAAACATCTTTATACTCTTCTGATCAGGAAGCCACATGGCTGCTGCTTACTTGATTATTATGGCAATATTTGTTATCGAATGATTTTTGGATTTCTGCACATTCTGTATATTTCTCCTATTGTTAGTGGTTCTCTCCTGGTCATGGACTCCTTGTCCTGCATCCTTTGTAATCCGTAAATGTAATGTGGACTGTTAATATTGGTTGTCTTTGCTCTGttaatttaattgtttgtttttgccAAACTGAAGAGCTGGTGAAGTGCTCTGTCGATTGCTGCTGGTTCTCCTTGAGGCGACGTTGGCCTCTGGCTGTCCCGCACGTCACGGACGTTCCTTTATGCTTCTGTCAGTCCACTGACAGTCTGTCCGTTTAATTTAGCCAGACTGGCCTGACCTTGTATATATGGAAGTTTCTCTGCTGACACTTGGGTTTCTGTCAGATTTTTCATACTGACTTTCTTGACACTGGGACCATCTTCAAACTCAAAGTATTTCACAGCTGATTTGCAGGGGTTGTTTTCATCCTTGACGTCTGTGTCTGTTTCAGTTGTGTTCATACTATCCAGATTTAGCTTGAGGTGCTTcagtaaaaggaaaaaaacagtggCTTCCAGATTTCCTGAAAGGTGGCAATAATAAGTAGACTGTAGTATTAGGCTCAGCAAGCTTCTATATTCAAGttcctgtactttatatttattAATGCTGTCAATTATGCTGTCCCCATTTAGTAAATGTGCTTCTCTTTCACTGGGAAATGAGTTACCTAAAACCTCAAgtgtattttgtaatttttaGGGTACTTCAAGAatcatttcatgtttttttccccccattcttaaaaatatttattcttaTCGCCTCAAAAGACAATTGCAGTCCAAACAAATGCAATAAGACGACCAACAGTACTGGGTGACTTTtacaggaaaaaacaaaaacccagggaaaacaaacaaaaaaagaaacaaaatccATGCTGTAAAATATCTGTATATAACAAGGGTGCATTATTGGTACAGGATACACAAGACCATGAACAGTTAGTTCATTAAGATATATTGAATAACAATATCACTTGTGTACATTATCCTATTTCACAGCATATACACGTTAGCAATGTGCTACCATAGATTACACAAAGAACCATTGACATGAATTTCAGCACCCCTCACCTGCTTGTTACAGGGATTATCTCGAAAGTCGCAAATGGGTTCCATtgtaaacattttatttcatcCTTTGTGAGAAGATCCAGAATCACGTTGGAGATTATATGTATCTAACCCACTCTGAAGACCATGGACATTTTTCTAAATCAATTACTaagcatttattttatattctatTCCTCTTTATTCCCATCTAACTGAACAATATGGCCTAAACATTCTTGCATGACAGTTGGTCTTTACTCATGTAATGACCCCTGTCTTCAGATGTTCCTGCCCTTGAATGTTTTTGAACCAAGTCATCTTTTTACAGTCTATCCACTATACATGTAGTATCTCGTAAGAATGCCCCAAATTTTGGTCCTGTTCTGCTTGTGGTTTACGTAATGCTGAAATGTGTAAGGCAAAGATCAAGCCCTCAtcaatacagtatatatgatCACTTCTTTCTTACCCTTTTTAGAAATATGTAACTGGCAGTTTATTGTCAAATAGTTACATTCTTCAGTACTTTGGTTCACTTAAATCTTTTCCTTTGGGTTAGACAACTAAGCGAATGTAAACTTTTGAGAAGATCCCTTTGAAACATGGTGACAGGGTGCAATGTAGGCATTGCGTGCTTACAATCACATTAGTACGGATTTTTTATTGAGCATACCTGTTCCTTTCACGTGCCTATTTCTAAGTACTATAGTAagggaaacattttttttgcttttatacAGAACTAGAATACTGTAATTACATATACTTTTACACACCGGACATGTCATTGGCTTTGATCACGAGGAGTATATAAATTGTCATAAAACACAGAACAGCTATATCTACAAAGGAGTGTCTTGATGCAGTAGTTTGCTAGCGCCCCCCACTGGAGCGAGACGTGTACACGTGTAAAATGGCTCATTGAAAATGAGGCATTTCACGAATCATCAAACAGTCACACGACGAAGGTTGATGGCTTAATGACGATGCGAGTGAATATTTCGCTGGAATGCTTCACAAGTACTGTTATTTTGGTGGAGTTTTGTTATTGTTCCTAATGAACTCAGTTTCATATTTGAAAGACTTGAATTTACAGGACACAGAAGTTTAGTAGTTCAGCATCTTCGTGTACTTCACTGTACTGATTTCAAACAGTCTTGGCTCTTAGCACAGCCTTAAGTTATATACAGGCACCGTTTTTATGACACTTAAgggttttgttcatttttgctTGGTTTCTCAAAACTGACTTCATGTTTGATTGAAAATTAAAGTGACGTGCTCGTTGGCATTTGTCTAATCTGTTCATATACAATGCAGTCAGGGTATAAGGAATAATCATATTTAGATCCCTCATCTTGAAAAAGAAATGGGATTTAACTTAATCAGGTTTTGCAATTTCCTGACTGGGCGTGCCTGATTGAAGGAGCCCTCCATGTCTGATTTCCACAGAACAACGTCATCCTTTCTTTGACTTTCCTGATATCTAAATTACTGGTTATTACTGTAAATCTTCTGCTAAGGGTAGTCTGAGGGAACCTGTAGTGTTACACTCATCTCTTGATCCAAGCTGTAGCAGTCTCTGGAAAAGTAAGGTCCTACTTGGCATCCGTTCTACCAGGACGAAGATGAAGATACAACCGACATACTGCTTCCTGTTCACAGAAGGTCACGGCACGACTACCTACGAACACCATCACGCTACCCAGCgccagcagacaggcagagacatAAAGAAACAAACCTTATGGGGCACCAACACTgcaacacacacagataagaTGCATGTTTCCTCTGATATTCTCCTAGCAGCTTGGACACATTGGCGGCTGTTTAGTAAGTCGGCACCTGATAGCTCTTCGTGCTGGAATCGAGGTGCTCGGTGAACGGCGGACTCTGGTAGGTGTCCGTGGCATCCACGCCGGTCCCAGTGGGGTACGGCTGTATGGTCGGGTTGCCGTCAAAGTGATCCGTGGCGAAAAGGGTCATGTCTGTGCCTAGCATGTACTTCTGCGTGGCCCTTACTGTCAGCCCGGCCTGCAacacattttgtgaaattaGTGTCAAAGAAGAGTTTTCCAAGTAGCCATAATAAGCTGCATCGACTCAAGCCTGCCTCCGTAGACTGTAATCTCCTGTACAGAACAAACTTATTGATTAGAATTCTTAGCAGGGGGAAGTCTGCTATAAATATGAATTTCATGTTCTCACTGTGACCTCATCAGTTATGGCCTCATTGCGTGTGTATATTAAAATGACCCTGGAAGTGCAttgggcacaaatacttagtagtaactcagttactactgaagtacaaatcatgaacaaatatagttgctataaataaaagatgcatcatgattcataaatgatgaacaaacatgagatcagaaTTTCACTTGTATTactcattacttgttccttcagtagttcacaaagatttacagaattaagagATAGAGTAAAAGATGTGtgacaattcattaatgataatgaaatatgagatcagtatttcacttatATTATTCATTACTTCCTTCAGTATTTCCTTCAGTATTTcgcaaaggtttacagaatgaACAGATAtggtaacaaatatagtaacggcttgagataaaagatgtgtcatgattcattaatgacaaATCAACTACAGCAGAGATTCCCAACCCTGCGGACTGGTACCAGTCTGTGACCAGTATTCCACCAGACTGCGGAACACTGAGGGTTTCATGGAGGGGTTTGTAAATTTCCAAGaatgaaatatacattttcaatTTCTTTCTTACCCCTCATGTGCACATTCTGTTCCTGTCTGAAATAAATAgatgcagcgccccctgctgttttATTAAGGCT includes:
- the znf598 gene encoding E3 ubiquitin-protein ligase ZNF598, encoding MEAKSLKEAERTCVLCCQDVDIYALGKCDHPVCYQCSTKMRVLCEQKYCAVCREELDKVVFIKKLEPFAAIDTRRFQCERKYDIYFCDGKTYSQFRRILQSECPQCPEPRIFATFEELEYHMRKQHELFCCKLCAKHLKIFSHERKWYNRKDLARHRTQGDPDDTSHRGHPLCKFCDDRYLDNDELLKHLRRDHYFCHFCDSDGAQEYYSDYPYLRDHFRESHFLCEEGRCSTEQFTHAFRTEIDYKAHKAAAHSKNRAEARQNRQIDLQFNYAPRHPRRNEGIGGEDYEEVDRFNRQGRSGRGGARGAPPNRRVSWRYDREEEDRDIAAAVRASIAARKQEERRQASEREAPKARKEELMDVEETRNHKRAARPPGESLTPKDIGQSAGPKEPQKGDDFPLLAIPAANTPPAATSLTKPAGMKLQDADFPRLSGSSPSPLMTPAYTAPARKPSAFQEDDFPALVPKISLQKPMGSTTSAWSQCGSKNVVQPSKPTPMPGPAFSSPAGRPPPSSATSQLRKPQAGGGKAPARVRSPSSEEDDEPGRSAQDIRSVPTMLDISSLLTGTSQQGSKVNKRKKQPAAPPPGSRPPGDSVSSTAQKENVPEANQPPALIPPKPAVAPKTSPFINGHIDKPSEKPSGVPKEPPGLEKRPASDPCLLPREEDFPALIPKQLPPPGFKSTFPLSGSQNGVPPPPPGLAAPPSKPPPGFTGIPLNANVDPAVPPANESAQSPRTYLRPENFQERNMDLIQSIKNFLLNDASKFNEFKTYSIQFRQGIISAAQYHQSCRDLLGENFKRIFNELLVLLPDTEKQRELLAAHGDFKALEKQSSSKHKKNKKSAWQTGSGNSSLELDCQVCPTCRQVVAQKDFTTHKTLHMSDDDFPSLQAISKIIS